In Microbacterium enclense, the DNA window CGCTGCGCGACGCGTCGCTGGAGATCTACCGCCGCGCGGCGACGACCGCCGAGGCGCACGGGCTGATCCTCGCCGACACGAAGTTCGAGTTCGGCTTCGATGCGAACGGGGTGCTGACCCTCGCCGACGAGGTCCTGACCTCGGACTCTTCGCGATACTGGGATGCCGAAGCCTGGCGCACCGGCGCCACCCCGGCGGAGCGCATGGCGAGCTTCGACAAGCAGATCGTGCGCGACTGGCTCGCGGCGAACTGGGACAAGCAGGGCGAGCCGCCCGCGCTTCCCGCCGAGATCGTCGAGCGCACCCGCGAGCGTTACGCGGAGCTGCTGCAGTTGCTCACGGCATCCTGATCCGCCCGCGGAGGCTTCGACAGGCTCAGCCACCGCGTCCCGCCGCCCCGGCGAGCCCCGAGCCGTGAGCACCGGCTCCTGAGCCCGAGCGCCGGCCCCTGAGCCCGAGCTCGGGTCCCCGAGCCCGCCGAAGGGCCCCCGACCACACCCCCAAGGAGACACATGTTCCGCTGGAAGCTGCACGGAAACGGCCGCACCGTGGCCCCGGGCGCGGTCGTCGCCCCCGGCGAGCGCCTCAACTGGGGCGCCACGATCGCGATCGGCCTCCAGCACGTCATCGCGATGTTCGGTGCGACCTTCCTCGTGCCCGTGCTCACCGACTTCCCGGTATCGACGACGCTGCTGTTCTCGGGCGTGGGGACGCTGCTGTTCCTTCTCGTGACGAAGAACCGGCTGCCCAGCTACCTCGGCTCGTCGTTCGCGTTCATCGCGCCGATCACGGCCGCCACGACGACCGCCGGGACGGGCTCGGCGCTCGCGGGCATCGTCGCCGTCGGCGTCCTGCTCGCCGCGGTGGGCTTCGTGGTGCAGTTCGTCGGACTCGGGTGGGTCGACAAGGTCATGCCGCCGGTGGTGGCGGGCGCGATCGTCGCGCTCATCGGCTTCAACCTCGCACCGGTCGCCTGGGGCAGCTTCCAGAAGCAGCCCCTCCCCGGCACCATCACGCTCGTCGCCGTCATCCTGTTCAGCGTGCTGTTCCGGGGATTCCTCGGGCGCGTCTCGATCTTCCTCGGCGTGATCGTCGGCTACGTCGCCACCGTGCTGATCCAGGTCACGACCGGCGAGAAGCTCATCGACTTCGACGCCGTCGGTGCCGCCCCGTGGGTGGGCCTGCCCGAGTTCCACTTCCCCGACTTCGCCTCGCCGGGCACGTGGTCGGTCATTGCGATGTTCCTGCCCGTCGTGCTGGTGCTCGTGGCCGAGAACGTCGGGCACGTCCGCGGAGTCGCGGCGATGACGGATGCCACGGCCAACCGCTCCACCGGTCGCGCCCTCATCGCCGACGGCGTCGCCACAACCCTCGCGGGATCGTTCGGCGGCTCGGGCACCACGACCTACGGCGAGAACATCGGCGTCATGGCCGCGACCCGCGTGTACTCCACGGCGGTGTACTGGGTCGCCGGCCTCGCCGCGATCCTGCTGAGCCTCTCCCCGAAGGTCGGTGCGGTGTTCAACACCATCCCGCCCGGAGTCCTCGGCGGCGTCACGACCGCGCTGTACGGATTGATCGGCATCATCGGCATCAAGATCTGGGTCGACAACCGCGTCGATTTCTCGCGCCCCGTCAATCAGTACACGGGTGCCGTGGCCCTGGTGCTCGCGATCGCGGGCTTCACGATGGACATCGGACAGTTCCAGCTCGGCGCCATCGTGCTCGGATCCGTCGCCGCCCTGGTGATCTACCACCTCGGAAACGCCATCGCCCGCGCGCGCAAGACCGGTGCCGACGACGGCGGCCCGATCCCCGCGGTGGGCCCGCTGGGCGGCGACCCGGCCTGAGCGCCGGAGGACCGGCATCCCGAGACTGCACCGCCCCGACCGGCCGCCCGGCCGGGGCGGCACGACCGCACGCGCGTGTCGAGACCGCACGCGGTGGGGGTGACACGCCTGCGGCCGCGTCGACCGTCGCGGTGTCGGCAGGGCCCCCTCGCGGCCGACGGTAGCGTGGGATCGCGCACGGGTCCGACGACCGGGGCGCCATCCCCGCCCTCGGCCGACCCCGGAGACACCATGACCGCCGCCACCGCCCGCTCGTCCGCCCGTTCCGGGATCCTCATGGTCGCCGTGGGAACCGTCGCCCTGGCAGCCATGCTGTGGTGGGATGCCAACGGCGCCCCCACCGTGGCTCACTTCATCACCGCGGCCTGTGGATACTTCATCGGCCAGGGCATCGTCACGTTCTTCGCCGCGCGGCGTCGCCCCCGCTGAGTCCGCGCGGCGTCGCGGTCGGCGGGCTCTCTGACCCCGAACGACCGTCCTGCGGAGTCCGGGCCGTGATCGTCGTACCGGGCTCCTGAACCCGGGCCGTCCCGCGGAGGTCGGACGGGCTGGCCGACCCTCTGACGCCCGAGCCGCCCCGCGGAGTCCGGGCCGAACACGCCGCCCCGAGCCATCCCCCACCGGCGTGTCACGGCCCCACTCCGCACGACGGACCGCCCCTCCCCGGCGTCCCGCGATCCGGCGACGGTGCCGACGACGCCCGGCACCGAGCCGTCCCGCGGAGTCCGGGCCGAACACGCCGCCCCGAGCCATCCCCCACCGGCGTGTCACAGCCCCACTCCGCACGACGGACCGCCCCTCCCCGGCGTCCCGCGATCCGGCGACGTCTGCCGTCCCCCGGCGCCGCGACGGCGACGGCAACGGCGACCGCGACGGCGACGGCGACGGCGACGGCGACGCTCGCGCCACGACCCGGATGCCGGAGACCCGCGCCGCAACCGTCGTTGCCGGACCGTTACTTGACACCGACCTCCCGAACACAGCACACTGATCTCGGTCGCTGGTAAATCGGTTTATCAGCAAGATAAATCGATTATCCAATGGAGGGTGAAGCCATGGCTCGAGTGCGCATCGCAGATGTCGCGAAAGCAGCCGGCGTCTCACCCGCGACCGTCTCGCTCGTGCTCAACGGCGCCGAGTCGCGCATCTCCGACGAGACCAAAGAGCGCGTCCGCCGCGTCGCCGGCGAGGTCGGCTACTCCCCCAACCCGATCGCGCGGAGCCTGCGAACCCGTGTCACCGGCACGATCGGCCTCGTCTCCGACCGCATCGCCACGACGCCGTTCGCCGGCCGCATGCTCGCCGGAGCACAAGAGGTCGCCCGCGAGAACGGTCGCCTCGTGATCCTCGTCGACACCGACGGCCACCCCGAGATCGAGTCCGACGCGATCTCGACCCTCGTGAACCACCGCGTCGACAGCATGGTCTACGCCTCGATGTACCATCGCGTCCTTCCCGCACCGGCGGGCCTGCCCGACGGAACGGTCTTCCTCGACTGCCGCCCCGAGGGCGGCGGGTACCCCGCCGTCGTCCCCGACGACTACGCCGGCGGCCGGGCCGCAACCCAGGAGCTCGTCGACGCGGGGCACCGTCGCATCGCCTACATCGACGACGGCGACACCGACCGCCCGGTCGCCGCCGAGTTGCGACTGCGGGGCTACCTCGACGTGCTCACCGAGGCCGGCATCGAGCCCGATCCCGCGCTGCACGTCTTCGCTGAGACCTCGGCCGCCGGCGGTCAGCGCGCGATCGCCGAGCTGTACGACCTGCCCGAGGCGCAGCGCCCCACCGGCATCTTCGCGTTCAACGACCGCATCGCGGCCGGCGTCGTCATGTGGGCGCCGCGGCGTGGCATCCGGATCCCCGAAGACCTGTCGGTCGTCGGCTACGACGACCAGCAACTGGTCGCGGCCGAGCTCGACCCCCCGCTGACCACCGTCTCGCTCCCCCACGCGGCCATGGGCCGTTGGGCCATGGAGGTCGCCCTCGGCCTCCGCGCGGCGGACACCGCCTCCCCCCACCTCATGGACTGCCCGATCGTTCGTCGGGCTTCCGTCGGCCCTCCCGCGCACCTCGGCAGCGCGCGGGAACCCCGGGTCACGGACTGACGCCGCCTCGGCGTCCCCTCACGATGGCGACAGCGATGTCGCCGTACACCGAAAGGAACACGATGAAGAAGTCCTTCATCCCGCTCGCCGCGACAGGCGTTGCTGCCGCGCTGGTGCTCACCGGATGCGGTCAGGCAGGCCAGGGCAGCACGACGACCGAAGACGGTCGCACCGTGCTGACGATGTGGACGCACTCGGCCGGTAATCCCGCCGAGCTCGCCGTCTACGAACAGATCATCAGCGACTTCAACGCATCCCAGGACAAATACGAGGTCAAGACGGAGTCCTTCCCGCAGGGCGCGTACAACGACGCGATCGTCGCGGCGGCGGCATCGGGCGACCTGCCCTGCCTCCTCGACCTCGACGGTCCGATCATGCCCAACTGGGCGTGGGCGAACTACCTGCAGCCGCTGAACATCTCCAGCGACATCACCGACAAGCTGCTCCCCACCGCGGTCGGGAAGTACAACGGCGAGATCTACTCCGCCGGCTACTGGGATGCCGCGCTCGGCATCTTCGCGCGCAAGTCGGTGCTCGATGCCAACGCCATCCGTATTCCGACCATCGCGCAGCCCTGGACCGAGTCCGAGTTCGACGCCGCCCTGGCGACCCTCAAGGCGGCGGGGTACGAGACTCCGATCGACATCGGCGCCGAGGACAAGGGCGAGTGGTGGCCCTACGCCTACTCGCCGTTCCTGCAGAGCTTCGGTGGCGACCTCATCGACCGCGACACCATGCTGTCGGCCGACGGCGCCCTGAACGGACCGGATGCCGTGAAGTGGGGTACCTGGTTCCAGGACCTGTTCAAGAAGGGCTACGCCAACAGCGGCGGCACCGTGGGCAACCAGGAGTTCGTCGACGGCAAGGTCGCGCTCAGCTACACGGGCGTGTGGAACGGGCTGGCCGCGGTGGACGCGGTCGGCGACGACCTGCTGATCCTCCCGCCGCCGGACCTCGGCAACGGCCCCAAGATCGGTGGCGGTTCGTGGCAGTGGGGCATCTCGTCGTCCTGCAACGACGCCGACGGTGCACGCCAGTACCTGGAGTTCAGCTTCAACGACACCTACATCACCCAGTTCGCCGACGAGCAGCTCGTGATCCCCGCCACCGAGGCGGCCACCGAGGCGTCGAAGTACTTCAACTCCACCGACGGGGCGCTGCGCCCGTTCGCGGAGTTCTCGAAGGAGTACGCCGTGCTGCGACCCGAGACCCCCGCCTACGCGGTGATCTCGACCACGTTCGAGACGGCGGCCAAAGACATCATGAACGGCGCCGACGTGCAGTCGGCCCTGGATGCCGCGGTCACCGAGATCGACACCAACATCTCGTCCAACGACGGCTACGGCGCGAAGTAACGCCGCGCCCAGCGGTGGGGGCTCCTTTGCGGGCCCCCACCGCGACCCGCGAAAGAAGAACCTGATGACCGTGTCTCCTCCGGTCGCCGCGGCGAAGCAGCCGCGCCGATCCCTCCGCCGCTTCCGCAGCTCGCGCGGACGCGAGTCGTGGGCGGGCCTGGCGATGATGGCTCCCGCCGGCATCCTGCTCCTCCTCTTCCTCATCGTCCCCGTGCTGCTGGCCTTCACGCTGTCGTTCACCAACGCCCGCCTGATCTCGCCGAACCCACCGCGCTTCGTGGGCCTCGACAACTTCTTCCGGGCGTTCACCGCCGACCCCGTGTTCCTGCAGTCGGCGCTGAACACCTTCCTCTTCGCTCTGGTGGTCGTGCCCGTGCAGGCGGGTCTCGGGCTCCTCCTGGCGATCCTCGTCAACCAGCGCCTCCGGGGCACCACGTTCTTCCGCGTGGTGTTCTTCATCCCCGTCGTCACGTCGATCGTCGTGGTCTCGATCCTCTGGCGCTTCATGTACCAGAGCGACGGCCTCATCAACTCGATGATCGACACCGTCACCTTCGGAGCCCTCAAAGGGGCCGACTGGCTGAACGACCCCAGCACGGCGCTCGGCGCGATCATCGTCCTCTCGATCTGGCAGGCCGTCGGCTTCCACATGATCATCTGGCTCGCGGGCCTTCAGACCATCCCCGAGGAGCTCTACGAGGCCGCCCGCATGGACGGGGCGAGCCGGTGGCACCAGTTCGCCCACGTGACGTGGCCGGGCCTTCGTCCGACCATGGTCTTCGTCCTCGTCACCATCACGATCGCCGCGCTCGGCCTCTTCGTCCAGGTCGATGTGATGACCCAGGGCGGACCCCTCAACTCGACGTCGACCGTCGTGTACCACGCGGTGCGCAAGGGCTACGAGCAGCAGGAGATCGGCTACGCCGCCGCGATCTCGCTCCTGTTCTTCGTCGCCGTGCTGATCATCGCCCTCATCCAGCGCTGGTTGACCCGAGAGAAGAACTGATATGACCGGCATCCTCGAACGCCCCCGCAGCGCCGCGCCGCGCAGCGCTCCCGCCCGCGTGCGCACCCGCTCGTCGGAGGGCCGCACCGGCCGCTTCCTCACCTACGTGTCGATGTCGATCCTCGCGGTGTTCTTCCTGTTCCCGCTCGTGTTCATGTTCGTGTCGAGCCTCAAGCCCGACGCGCAGATCCTCCGCGACATCAACTCGCCCGCGGCGTTCCTGCCGACCGGAGACATCAGCCTCGACAACTACTTCGGCGTCTTCGATCGCGTGCCCGTCGGGCAGTTCCTCTTCAACTCGATCCTCGTGACGGTGCTCACGGTCGGACTCGGGCTGATCGTGAACTCCCTCGCCGGCTTCGCCCTGTCGCGCCTGCGCTGGAAGGGCCGGGTCGTCGTGCTCGCGCTCGTCATCGCGACCCTCATCGTCCCCTTCGAGACGATCGCCGTGCCGATGGTCTACTGGGTCAACCAGTTGCCGACCCTCGTCATGGAGGGCGGCGTGCTGAAGTACGACTTCGGGTGGCTGAACACCTACCAGGTGCAGATCGTGCCCTTCATCGCGAACGCCTTCTCGATCTTCCTGTTCGCGCAGTACTTCTCCACGATCCCGCCGTCGCTCGACGAAGCGGCGCGCATCGACGGGGCGAGCTGGTTCACGATCTACCGCCGCATCATCGTGCCGCTCTCGGGCCCCGCCTTCGCCACGGTGGCGATCCTGACGTTCCTGCCCGCATGGAACCAATACCTCTGGCCCCTCATGGTCGTGCAGAAGGAGAATCTGCGACCGGTCATGGTCGGCATGCAGTACTTCTTCCAGCTCAACACCGCGTGGGGCGAGGTCATGGCCTACACCTCGCTCATCACCCTGCCCGTGCTGATCGTGTTCCTGGTCTTCCAGCGCGCGTTCGTCAGCAGCATCGCCGCGTCCGGCGTCAAGGGATGAGCGCACAGCTCGATGTCGTCGTGCTCGGCGAGGCGCTGATCGACATCGTCACCACTTCCGCCGGGGCGGCCGAGCGCCCCGGCGGAAGCCCCGCCAACGTCACGGTCGCGCTCGGCCGGCTCGGTCGCGGCACCACCCTCGTGGCCCGCGTCGCCGAGGACGACCGCGGTCGGTTGCTGCGCGCGTGGCTCGCGGCATCCGGGGTCACGCTCCACCCCGCGGGGGCACCGGAGCGCACCGCCACGGCCCGTGCGGTGATCGACGAGCGGGGAAACGCCACGTACGACTTCGACATCGAGTGGATCCTCCCCTCGCCCGTCGAGGTGCCCGCGGCGCGCATCTTCCACACCGGTTCGGTCGCGGCGACCCTCGCCCCTGGAGCCGACGAGGTACGCGCTGCCGCAGAACGAGCGCGTCCGACCACTCTCATCAGCTACGACCCGAACATCCGCCCGGCCCTCACGGGCGGGGTGCAAGACGCTCGGGCGCGCGTCGAGGCCCTCGTCGCGCTCAGCGACGTGGTCAAGGCCAGCGCCGAAGACGCCGAATGGCTCTATCCCGGCACCGCCCCCGTCGAGGTCGCTCGTGAGTGGGTCGCCCTCGGCGCGGGGCTCGCCGTCATCACCGACGGGGATGCCGGCTCCCTCGCCGTCACCGCGCACACCACCGTCGAGATCCCCGCGGTCCGCGCGCAGGTCGTCGACACCGTCGGCGCGGGTGACACGTTCATGGGCACGCTGCTCGACGGCATCCTGAACATCCCGGGCGACACCGCCGCGCTGCGCGCGAGCGTCCGTGCGCTGGATGCCGAGACCCTTCCTCCCCTGCTGCACCGTGCGGCCGCCGCCGCGGCGATCACCGTGGGGCGCGAGGGCATGGACCCCCCGACCCGAGAAGACCTGCAGCCGACCGCTGCCCCGAAAGAGAGTGCCTGACGTGTTCGACCTCGCCGATTCCTACGTGTGGGATTTCTGGTTCGCTGACGACGGCGACCGCTACCACCTGTTCTTCCTCTACGCCTCGCGCGCGCTGCACGACCCGGAAGACCGCCACTACCGCGCCTCGGTGGGCCACGCCGTCTCGAGCGACCTCGTGTCGTGGGAGCGCGTCGCCGACGCCCTCGTGCGCGGCGGAGCCGACGACTTCGACGCGCTCGCCACCTGGACCGGCTCGACCGTGCGCCGCGAAGACGGAACCTGGTTCCTCTTCTACACGGGCTCGCGCCTTGCCGAAGACGGCCGCAACGTGCAGCGCATCGGCTACGCGACCAGCGACGATCTGTACACCTGGCACAAGAACCCGGAGAACCCGGTGCTCGAGGCCGACGGTGAGATCTACGAGCGCCTCGCCACCACCGACTGGCACGACGAGGCCTTCCGCGACCCGTGGGTGTTCGCCGACCCGGCCGGGAACGGCTGGCACATGTACGTCACCGCCCGCGCCACCCACGGCGAGCTCAACGGGCGGGGCGTCGTCGCGCACGCGACCTCCGCTGACCTCGAGACGTGGGAGCTGCAGGCTCCGGTCAGCGAACCGACCGCTCAGGGCTTCGGCCAGCTCGAGGTGACCCAGGTCGAGGAGGTCGACGGCCGCGCGGTGCTGCTGTTCTCGTGCATGCCCGCTGAGGCGACGGATGCCGTGCGCGCGCGCCACCCACGCGGAGCGGTGTGGGCGGTCGCCGCCGACAGCATGCTCGGCCCGTTCGACATCTCGACGGCCACCGCGCTCACCGATGACGATCTGTACGTCGGGCGCCTGATCCAGGACCGCGCGGGCGCCTGGCAGCTGCTGGCGTTCCGCAACGTCGGCACGGACGGCCGCTTCGTCGGCGGCATCATCGACCCTCTGCCCGTGGGGTGGGAGGGCGACCGCCTCGTCGTCACGCAGCCGGCGGCCCTCTCGGCCTGACCCTGTCTCGCCAGAACGCGCGCGTCCCGCCCGGGGCGCGCGCGTTCGGCGTTCGGTCGCGCGCGCAGCTCCTCCGAGCTCGGGCGAGCGGCGACCCCCGCGCGTTCGCGTCGATCCGGTTGATGCACGAAGATGACGCACGAGGCGACCGCCGCTCGGAAGGACAACGATGACGACCACCGATCCCCGCACCCCCGACGTCGCCGTGCTCGGCGAAGCGCTCGTCGACATCGTGACCACCCCCGCGGGGGCGTCCGAGCGACCGGGGGGAAGCCCCGCCAACGTCGCCGTGGCACTCGGACGCCTCGGGCGCGACGCCGTCCTGGTGGCCCGCATCGCCGACGATGAGCGCGGGCGGGCGCTTCGGGAGTGGCTCGCGGCATCCGCAGTCGTCCTCGTCGACTCCGGCTCCCCCGCGCGCACCGCGACAGCCCGCGCGACGATCGGCGAGAACGGCGACGCCACGTACGACTTCGACATCGATTGGGCACTCCCGTCCCCCGTCGAGGTGCCCGCGGCGAGGATCTTCCACACCGGATCGGTCGCCGCGACCCTCGCTCCCGGTGCCGACGAGGTCCGCGCCGCGGCAGAACGCGCCCGCCCCGCGGCGCTCATCAGCTACGACCCCAACATCCGCCCCGCCCTCACCGGTGGCGTCGACGACGCACGGTCTCGCGTCGAAGCGCTCGTCGCCCTCTCCGACGTCGTCAAGGCGAGCGCCGAGGACGCCGAGTGGCTCTATCCCGGAACATCGACCGCCGACGTCGCGCGCCGCTGGGTCGCGCTCGGCGCGAGCCTCGCCGTGATCACCGACGGGGAGGCGGGTTCCCTCGGCGTCACCGCCCACGCCGCCGTGGACGTGCCGGCGGTCCCGACCACCGTGGTCGACACGGTCGGCGCGGGCGACACCTTCATGGGGGCGCTGCTCGATGGCATCCTGAACAGCCCCGGCGACGTCGACGAGCTGCGGGCGAGCGTGCGTGCACTCGATGCCGAGACCCTGCCCGCGCTTCTGGAGCGCGCCGCACGGGCTGCCGCGATCACCGTGGGGCGCGAGGGCATGGACCCGCCCACGCGCGCCGACCTCGCCGACTGAGCCGGAGGAACGTATGCCCGTCTTGCGCAAGACTCTGCCGGCGGATTTCGCGGCGCGACTCGCGTCGTCGAACGTCGAGGAGCTCATCGCCGTGTTCGGCCGTGTCCGGGTGGACGCGCGCGGCGGTCCGACGATGTCGACCGCGATCGGTTTCGTGGACTGTCCCGAGGGTCTCATCCGGTGGCTCGTCGCCCAGGGCCTGGACGTGGATGCCGTCGACTCCTCCGACGCGACCCCGCTCCACACCCGCGCGGCCCGAGGCCGGCCGGAACAGATCCCCCTCCTGCTCTCGCTCGGTGCCGACATCGAGCGTCGCCGCCGTCTCGGCGGAACGCCCCTGCACGCCGCCGCGGGCAATCATCACCCCGAGACCGTACGCGTGCTCCTCGAGCACGGAGCGGATCCGGCCGCGGTCGACGACAACGGCCTCACGCCCCTCGAGGTGGCGCTGAAGCGCGCCGCGAACGCGACGATCGCGCGGACCTCCGAGGTCGCACGCCTGCTGCAGGAAACGGGCCGCCCGATCACCGCCGCAATGCGCGCCGAGGTCACGCGGATCGGCACGGACTTCGAGTTCCACCGTGCGCGGTTCTCCCCCGACCTGCTCGCCGTGACCGAGGCCGGACTGGCGGAGCTGTACCGCCTCTTCGGCGTCCCTCCGGTCGCCGCGCGCCGCCAGCACGACGGCGTCTCACCGATCACGGTGCCCGAGGGGCGCTGGCAGCAGCAGTATCAGGAGCTGTGGGACCTCCTCGTCCCCTCGTCGGGGCCTGCGGCCACCGTGCAGGGCGAGGTCATCCGCATCGCGGGCCGCCTCGGCCACGAGATCCTCGACAACGGCGGGGTGAATCGGGATGCCGACTTCTCGCGCATGCTCGACGGCTTCGTCACGCATGTCGGAACGGGGGCACCTCTCGACGCCGACGATCTCGCCGAGGTCCGGTTGATCGCCTCCGCCGTCCGAAACGGCGCCGACGATGAGGCCCGCCTCGCACGGATGACCGAGCTCGCCGTGGCGTGGGTGGGGCGGAACCCCGCACCGATCCCGCTGGCCGACGTCGACTACCGCCGCTAGACCCCCGGTATCCTGGAGGAGGTGCGTCGGGAAGTCTGGTCGACATGTCGTCGATCGATCCCTCTGGAGACTTCATGAGCCACGACACCGTCCGCGCACCCAGCTGGCCCGGCTCCGCCGAAGTCCACCGCGTCACGACCCTGCTGCGCCGCGAGTCCGTCGGCGGCATGCTGCTCGTCATCGCGGCCCTCGCCGCGATCGTCTGGGCCAACTCCCCGGCCTCGGAGTCGTACTTCGCCCTACGCGAGCTGCGCTTCGGCTACGAGCCGTGGCATCTCGAGCTGAGCGTCGGCGCGTGGGCAGCCGACGGGTTGCTCGCGATCTTCTTCTTCCTGGTGGGTCTCGAGCTCAAGCGCGAGATCGTCGTCGGAAGCCTCCGACGGGTGAACACGGCGATCGTGCCGGTGACCGCGGCCTTCGCGGGTGTCGCCGTGCCGGCGCTCATCTATGTGGCCATCGTCCACACGCAGCCGAGTCTGCTCGCGGGCTGGGCGATCCCCACGGCGACCGACATCGCCTTCGCCGTCGCCGTGCTGGCGCTCGTGGGGTCGCACCTTCCGGGACCGCTTCGCATCTTCCTGCTGACGCTCGCCGTGGTCGACGACCTCATCGCGATCGCGATCATCGCGATCTTCTACACGAGCGACATCTCGCTGGTGCCGCTCGTGATCTTCGCGGCGCTCGTGGCGATCTACGGGATCATCGCGCACCTCGGTCGTGCCTGGTTCGCCCGCCACGGGTGGGCGGCGTGGGTCGTGCTGCTGCCGATCGGTTTCGCCGCGTGGGCCTTCCTGCACGCCTCGGGCGTCCACGCCACGATCGCCGGAGTCGCGCTCGCCTTCACCATCCCCGTGGCGGCTTCACGTCGTCAGCCCGAGGGACGCGGCATCGACCTCGCCGAGCAGTTCGAGCACCGATTCCGTCCCCTCTCGGCGGGCGTCGCCGTGCCCCTGTTCGCGTTCTTCGCCGCGGGAGTCGCGGTCGGCGGGGGCGAGGGGCTCGTCAGAGCGGTGACCGACCCCGTGACCATCGGTGTCGTCGCCGGTCTCGTGCTGGGAAAGCCCCTCGGCATCCTGCTCGGTGTGCGCCTGCTCACGCTCGTCACGAAGGTGCGTCTCGACCCGGCGCTGACCTGGATCGACCTCGCCGGCGTCGGCCTGCTCGCCGGGATCGGCTTCACGGTGTCCCTCCTCATCGCGGAACTGAGCTTTCCCAGCGGATCGCCCCACACCGACGACGCGAAGATCGCGATCATGGTCGCCTCGCTCGTGGCATCCGTGCTCGCCTCCGCCGTGCTACTCGTACGCAACCGGCGCTACAGGCAGCTCGCGCGTGCCGAAGAAGTGGATGCCGACGGCGACGGCATCCCGGACGTGTACCAGCAGCCGCTGCCCCCGGAGCGCTGAGGGTCACACAGGGGGCGCGATGCTCGCGTACTCCCCCACCGGCACCGGCTCCCAGGCGGGCAGGACAGCCATGAGAACAGGGGATGCCACGAAAACAGGACGAAGTGTGCGGCATGCCGCCTGTTCTCGTGGCATCCCCTGTTCTCGTTACCCCAAGGGCGAGGCGAGGCCGAGGAGAGGGGCACGCGAGTACGGTGACCGGATGGGGAATGAGCGCGACGACCTGACGACGCGGGCGGACATCCTCCGGGCGTATCTCGCGGTGCTGGAGGACCCGGAGAAGCTCTTGCGGGTGTGCGCCGGCGTTCCCGGCGACGCCGATGACGCGCGCGACGCGGTCGCGTCGGCCTTCGGGGTCGGCGAGATCGCCGCGATGGCGATCCTCGACCTGCAGGTCAGACGCTTCACCCCTCGCGCGATCGAGCAGATCCGGTCCGAGCTGGCCGACCACGAGCGACGGCTCGCCGAGTCCGATCCCGGGTGACCCCGGCATCGGCGCCGCGGACCCGCCTCAGCCGAGACCCATCTCCTGCAGCACGCCGGTTGACGGACGACCGACCCCTCAGCCGAAGATCTGCGACGCGATCTCCGACAGCCACGCGCGCGCGTTGACGTTCACGGTCTCGAGGTAGATCCATACGCCGTCGCGCGCGACCACGACGTCCTCGGTGTCGGCGGTCCCGCCGGACTTCACGCAG includes these proteins:
- a CDS encoding glycoside hydrolase family 68 protein, yielding MFDLADSYVWDFWFADDGDRYHLFFLYASRALHDPEDRHYRASVGHAVSSDLVSWERVADALVRGGADDFDALATWTGSTVRREDGTWFLFYTGSRLAEDGRNVQRIGYATSDDLYTWHKNPENPVLEADGEIYERLATTDWHDEAFRDPWVFADPAGNGWHMYVTARATHGELNGRGVVAHATSADLETWELQAPVSEPTAQGFGQLEVTQVEEVDGRAVLLFSCMPAEATDAVRARHPRGAVWAVAADSMLGPFDISTATALTDDDLYVGRLIQDRAGAWQLLAFRNVGTDGRFVGGIIDPLPVGWEGDRLVVTQPAALSA
- a CDS encoding carbohydrate kinase — protein: MTTTDPRTPDVAVLGEALVDIVTTPAGASERPGGSPANVAVALGRLGRDAVLVARIADDERGRALREWLAASAVVLVDSGSPARTATARATIGENGDATYDFDIDWALPSPVEVPAARIFHTGSVAATLAPGADEVRAAAERARPAALISYDPNIRPALTGGVDDARSRVEALVALSDVVKASAEDAEWLYPGTSTADVARRWVALGASLAVITDGEAGSLGVTAHAAVDVPAVPTTVVDTVGAGDTFMGALLDGILNSPGDVDELRASVRALDAETLPALLERAARAAAITVGREGMDPPTRADLAD
- a CDS encoding ankyrin repeat domain-containing protein encodes the protein MPVLRKTLPADFAARLASSNVEELIAVFGRVRVDARGGPTMSTAIGFVDCPEGLIRWLVAQGLDVDAVDSSDATPLHTRAARGRPEQIPLLLSLGADIERRRRLGGTPLHAAAGNHHPETVRVLLEHGADPAAVDDNGLTPLEVALKRAANATIARTSEVARLLQETGRPITAAMRAEVTRIGTDFEFHRARFSPDLLAVTEAGLAELYRLFGVPPVAARRQHDGVSPITVPEGRWQQQYQELWDLLVPSSGPAATVQGEVIRIAGRLGHEILDNGGVNRDADFSRMLDGFVTHVGTGAPLDADDLAEVRLIASAVRNGADDEARLARMTELAVAWVGRNPAPIPLADVDYRR
- the nhaA gene encoding Na+/H+ antiporter NhaA, coding for MSHDTVRAPSWPGSAEVHRVTTLLRRESVGGMLLVIAALAAIVWANSPASESYFALRELRFGYEPWHLELSVGAWAADGLLAIFFFLVGLELKREIVVGSLRRVNTAIVPVTAAFAGVAVPALIYVAIVHTQPSLLAGWAIPTATDIAFAVAVLALVGSHLPGPLRIFLLTLAVVDDLIAIAIIAIFYTSDISLVPLVIFAALVAIYGIIAHLGRAWFARHGWAAWVVLLPIGFAAWAFLHASGVHATIAGVALAFTIPVAASRRQPEGRGIDLAEQFEHRFRPLSAGVAVPLFAFFAAGVAVGGGEGLVRAVTDPVTIGVVAGLVLGKPLGILLGVRLLTLVTKVRLDPALTWIDLAGVGLLAGIGFTVSLLIAELSFPSGSPHTDDAKIAIMVASLVASVLASAVLLVRNRRYRQLARAEEVDADGDGIPDVYQQPLPPER